The following proteins come from a genomic window of Clupea harengus chromosome 22, Ch_v2.0.2, whole genome shotgun sequence:
- the camk2d2 gene encoding calcium/calmodulin-dependent protein kinase type II delta 2 chain isoform X4, protein MALTICTRFTDEYQLFEELGKGAFSIVRRCVKISNGQEFAAKIINTKKLSARDHQKLEREARICRLLKHPNIVRLHESISEEGFHYLVFDLVTGGELFEDIVAREYYSEADASHCIQQILESVHHCHVNGIVHRDLKPENLLLASKLKGAAVKLADFGLAIEVQGDQQAWFGFAGTPGYLSPEVLRKDPYGKPVDMWACGVILYILLVGYPPFWDEDQHRLYQQIKAGAYDFPSPEWDTVTPDAKDLINKMLTINPSKRITATEALKHPWICQRSTVASMMHRQETVECLKKFNARRKLKGAILTTMLVTRNFSAAKSLLNKKTADGVKVNNKTNIATSPKETGAVPALEPQTTVIHNPVDRNKESTESVNTTIEDDDLKACQVINKARKQEIIKVTEQLIESINNGDFEAYAKICDPGLTSFEPEALGNLVEGHDFHRFYFENALSKGNKPVHTILLNPHVHLIGEDAACIAYIRLTQYMDVSGMPRTMQSEETRVWHRRDGKWQNIHFHRSGAPSVPVK, encoded by the exons ATCATCAGAAACtggagagagaggccaggatTTGCCGTCTTTTGAAACACCCCAACATTG TGAGACTtcatgaaagcatttctgaGGAAGGCTTTCACTACCTGGTCTTTGATCT GGTCACAGGAGGGGAGCTGTTTGAAGATATTGTTGCCAGAGAATACTACAGCGAGGCTGATGCCAG CCATTGTATTCAGCAGATCTTGGAGAGTGTTCATCACTGCCATGTAAATGGAATCGTCCACAGGGACTTGAAG CCAGAGAACCTACTTCTGGCTAGCAAGCTAAAAGGTGCCGCCGTGAAGCTGGCAGATTTTGGACTGGCCATCGAGGTCCAGGGGGATCAGCAGGCATGGTTTG gctTTGCTGGTACTCCAGGATACCTGTCTCCTGAGGTGTTGAGGAAGGATCCATACGGAAAACCAGTGGACATGTGGGCCTGTG GGGTGATTCTGTACATCCTGTTGGTGGGCTACCCCCCGTTTTGGGATGAGGACCAGCACCGCCTATATCAACAGATCAAGGCTGGGGCCTATGAT TTTCCCTCTCCTGAATGGGACACAGTGACCCCAGATGCCAAAGACCTGATCAATAAGATGCTGACTATCAACCCCTCTAAGAGAATCACCGCCACTGAGGCTCTCAAGCACCCCTGGATCTGC CAACGCTCAACAGTGGCCTCCATGATGCACAGACAGGAGACGGTGGAGTGCCTGAAGAAGTTCAATGCCAGAAGGAAACTCAAG GGAGCTATTTTGACCACTATGCTGGTCACAAGAAACTTCTCAG CAGCCAAGAGTTTGCTGAACAAGAAGACAGCAGACGGCGTCAAG GTTAACAACAAAACCAACATAGCCACCAGCCCTAAAGAGACAGGCGCTGTCCCAGCACTG GAACCTCAGACGACCGTGATTCACAACCCTGTCGATAGAAACAAG GAGTCCACAGAGAGTGTTAATACCACCATTGAGGATGATGACCTGAAAG CTTGCCAAGTTATCAATAAAG CTCGTAAGCAGGAGATTATCAAAGTGACTGAGCAGCTGATCGAGTCCATCAACAATGGTGACTTTGAGGCCTATGC GAAAATCTGTGACCCTGGCTTAACATCCTTTGAACCAGAGGCGCTGGGAAACCTGGTGGAGGGCCATGACTTCCATAGGTTCTACTTTGAGAATG CTCTTTCCAAAGGGAACAAGCCAGTCCACACCATCCTGCTGAACCCGCATGTGCACCTGATCGGCGAGGATGCTGCCTGCATCGCCTACATTCGGCTGACCCAGTACATGGACGTCAGCGGCATGCCCCGCACCATGCAGTCCGAGGAGACCCGTGTGTGGCACCGCCGCGACGGCAAGTGGCAGAACATCCACTTCCACCGCTCCGGAGCGCCCAGCGTGCCCGTCAAGTAG
- the camk2d2 gene encoding calcium/calmodulin-dependent protein kinase type II delta 2 chain isoform X2 yields MALTICTRFTDEYQLFEELGKGAFSIVRRCVKISNGQEFAAKIINTKKLSARDHQKLEREARICRLLKHPNIVRLHESISEEGFHYLVFDLVTGGELFEDIVAREYYSEADASHCIQQILESVHHCHVNGIVHRDLKPENLLLASKLKGAAVKLADFGLAIEVQGDQQAWFGFAGTPGYLSPEVLRKDPYGKPVDMWACGVILYILLVGYPPFWDEDQHRLYQQIKAGAYDFPSPEWDTVTPDAKDLINKMLTINPSKRITATEALKHPWICQRSTVASMMHRQETVECLKKFNARRKLKGAILTTMLVTRNFSAKSLLNKKTADGVKVNNKTNIATSPKETGAVPALEPQTTVIHNPVDRNKESTESVNTTIEDDDLKAKRFGSLSINSLWQPKPRSQTTEARQVPTSSVQTCQVINKARKQEIIKVTEQLIESINNGDFEAYAKICDPGLTSFEPEALGNLVEGHDFHRFYFENALSKGNKPVHTILLNPHVHLIGEDAACIAYIRLTQYMDVSGMPRTMQSEETRVWHRRDGKWQNIHFHRSGAPSVPVK; encoded by the exons ATCATCAGAAACtggagagagaggccaggatTTGCCGTCTTTTGAAACACCCCAACATTG TGAGACTtcatgaaagcatttctgaGGAAGGCTTTCACTACCTGGTCTTTGATCT GGTCACAGGAGGGGAGCTGTTTGAAGATATTGTTGCCAGAGAATACTACAGCGAGGCTGATGCCAG CCATTGTATTCAGCAGATCTTGGAGAGTGTTCATCACTGCCATGTAAATGGAATCGTCCACAGGGACTTGAAG CCAGAGAACCTACTTCTGGCTAGCAAGCTAAAAGGTGCCGCCGTGAAGCTGGCAGATTTTGGACTGGCCATCGAGGTCCAGGGGGATCAGCAGGCATGGTTTG gctTTGCTGGTACTCCAGGATACCTGTCTCCTGAGGTGTTGAGGAAGGATCCATACGGAAAACCAGTGGACATGTGGGCCTGTG GGGTGATTCTGTACATCCTGTTGGTGGGCTACCCCCCGTTTTGGGATGAGGACCAGCACCGCCTATATCAACAGATCAAGGCTGGGGCCTATGAT TTTCCCTCTCCTGAATGGGACACAGTGACCCCAGATGCCAAAGACCTGATCAATAAGATGCTGACTATCAACCCCTCTAAGAGAATCACCGCCACTGAGGCTCTCAAGCACCCCTGGATCTGC CAACGCTCAACAGTGGCCTCCATGATGCACAGACAGGAGACGGTGGAGTGCCTGAAGAAGTTCAATGCCAGAAGGAAACTCAAG GGAGCTATTTTGACCACTATGCTGGTCACAAGAAACTTCTCAG CCAAGAGTTTGCTGAACAAGAAGACAGCAGACGGCGTCAAG GTTAACAACAAAACCAACATAGCCACCAGCCCTAAAGAGACAGGCGCTGTCCCAGCACTG GAACCTCAGACGACCGTGATTCACAACCCTGTCGATAGAAACAAG GAGTCCACAGAGAGTGTTAATACCACCATTGAGGATGATGACCTGAAAG CCAAGCGCTTTGGAAGCCTCAGCATAAACTCTCTGTGGCAGCCCAAGCCCCGCTCCCAGACCACAGAGGCCAGGCAGGTGCCCACCTCCTCGGTCCAGA CTTGCCAAGTTATCAATAAAG CTCGTAAGCAGGAGATTATCAAAGTGACTGAGCAGCTGATCGAGTCCATCAACAATGGTGACTTTGAGGCCTATGC GAAAATCTGTGACCCTGGCTTAACATCCTTTGAACCAGAGGCGCTGGGAAACCTGGTGGAGGGCCATGACTTCCATAGGTTCTACTTTGAGAATG CTCTTTCCAAAGGGAACAAGCCAGTCCACACCATCCTGCTGAACCCGCATGTGCACCTGATCGGCGAGGATGCTGCCTGCATCGCCTACATTCGGCTGACCCAGTACATGGACGTCAGCGGCATGCCCCGCACCATGCAGTCCGAGGAGACCCGTGTGTGGCACCGCCGCGACGGCAAGTGGCAGAACATCCACTTCCACCGCTCCGGAGCGCCCAGCGTGCCCGTCAAGTAG
- the camk2d2 gene encoding calcium/calmodulin-dependent protein kinase type II delta 2 chain isoform X5 has protein sequence MALTICTRFTDEYQLFEELGKGAFSIVRRCVKISNGQEFAAKIINTKKLSARDHQKLEREARICRLLKHPNIVRLHESISEEGFHYLVFDLVTGGELFEDIVAREYYSEADASHCIQQILESVHHCHVNGIVHRDLKPENLLLASKLKGAAVKLADFGLAIEVQGDQQAWFGFAGTPGYLSPEVLRKDPYGKPVDMWACGVILYILLVGYPPFWDEDQHRLYQQIKAGAYDFPSPEWDTVTPDAKDLINKMLTINPSKRITATEALKHPWICQRSTVASMMHRQETVECLKKFNARRKLKGAILTTMLVTRNFSAAKSLLNKKTADGVKVNNKTNIATSPKETGAVPALEPQTTVIHNPVDRNKESTESVNTTIEDDDLKARKQEIIKVTEQLIESINNGDFEAYAKICDPGLTSFEPEALGNLVEGHDFHRFYFENALSKGNKPVHTILLNPHVHLIGEDAACIAYIRLTQYMDVSGMPRTMQSEETRVWHRRDGKWQNIHFHRSGAPSVPVK, from the exons ATCATCAGAAACtggagagagaggccaggatTTGCCGTCTTTTGAAACACCCCAACATTG TGAGACTtcatgaaagcatttctgaGGAAGGCTTTCACTACCTGGTCTTTGATCT GGTCACAGGAGGGGAGCTGTTTGAAGATATTGTTGCCAGAGAATACTACAGCGAGGCTGATGCCAG CCATTGTATTCAGCAGATCTTGGAGAGTGTTCATCACTGCCATGTAAATGGAATCGTCCACAGGGACTTGAAG CCAGAGAACCTACTTCTGGCTAGCAAGCTAAAAGGTGCCGCCGTGAAGCTGGCAGATTTTGGACTGGCCATCGAGGTCCAGGGGGATCAGCAGGCATGGTTTG gctTTGCTGGTACTCCAGGATACCTGTCTCCTGAGGTGTTGAGGAAGGATCCATACGGAAAACCAGTGGACATGTGGGCCTGTG GGGTGATTCTGTACATCCTGTTGGTGGGCTACCCCCCGTTTTGGGATGAGGACCAGCACCGCCTATATCAACAGATCAAGGCTGGGGCCTATGAT TTTCCCTCTCCTGAATGGGACACAGTGACCCCAGATGCCAAAGACCTGATCAATAAGATGCTGACTATCAACCCCTCTAAGAGAATCACCGCCACTGAGGCTCTCAAGCACCCCTGGATCTGC CAACGCTCAACAGTGGCCTCCATGATGCACAGACAGGAGACGGTGGAGTGCCTGAAGAAGTTCAATGCCAGAAGGAAACTCAAG GGAGCTATTTTGACCACTATGCTGGTCACAAGAAACTTCTCAG CAGCCAAGAGTTTGCTGAACAAGAAGACAGCAGACGGCGTCAAG GTTAACAACAAAACCAACATAGCCACCAGCCCTAAAGAGACAGGCGCTGTCCCAGCACTG GAACCTCAGACGACCGTGATTCACAACCCTGTCGATAGAAACAAG GAGTCCACAGAGAGTGTTAATACCACCATTGAGGATGATGACCTGAAAG CTCGTAAGCAGGAGATTATCAAAGTGACTGAGCAGCTGATCGAGTCCATCAACAATGGTGACTTTGAGGCCTATGC GAAAATCTGTGACCCTGGCTTAACATCCTTTGAACCAGAGGCGCTGGGAAACCTGGTGGAGGGCCATGACTTCCATAGGTTCTACTTTGAGAATG CTCTTTCCAAAGGGAACAAGCCAGTCCACACCATCCTGCTGAACCCGCATGTGCACCTGATCGGCGAGGATGCTGCCTGCATCGCCTACATTCGGCTGACCCAGTACATGGACGTCAGCGGCATGCCCCGCACCATGCAGTCCGAGGAGACCCGTGTGTGGCACCGCCGCGACGGCAAGTGGCAGAACATCCACTTCCACCGCTCCGGAGCGCCCAGCGTGCCCGTCAAGTAG
- the camk2d2 gene encoding calcium/calmodulin-dependent protein kinase type II delta 2 chain isoform X3, with the protein MALTICTRFTDEYQLFEELGKGAFSIVRRCVKISNGQEFAAKIINTKKLSARDHQKLEREARICRLLKHPNIVRLHESISEEGFHYLVFDLVTGGELFEDIVAREYYSEADASHCIQQILESVHHCHVNGIVHRDLKPENLLLASKLKGAAVKLADFGLAIEVQGDQQAWFGFAGTPGYLSPEVLRKDPYGKPVDMWACGVILYILLVGYPPFWDEDQHRLYQQIKAGAYDFPSPEWDTVTPDAKDLINKMLTINPSKRITATEALKHPWICQRSTVASMMHRQETVECLKKFNARRKLKGAILTTMLVTRNFSAAKSLLNKKTADGVKVNNKTNIATSPKETGAVPALEPQTTVIHNPVDRNKESTESVNTTIEDDDLKAKRFGSLSINSLWQPKPRSQTTEARQVPTSSVQTCQVINKARKQEIIKVTEQLIESINNGDFEAYAKICDPGLTSFEPEALGNLVEGHDFHRFYFENGNKPVHTILLNPHVHLIGEDAACIAYIRLTQYMDVSGMPRTMQSEETRVWHRRDGKWQNIHFHRSGAPSVPVK; encoded by the exons ATCATCAGAAACtggagagagaggccaggatTTGCCGTCTTTTGAAACACCCCAACATTG TGAGACTtcatgaaagcatttctgaGGAAGGCTTTCACTACCTGGTCTTTGATCT GGTCACAGGAGGGGAGCTGTTTGAAGATATTGTTGCCAGAGAATACTACAGCGAGGCTGATGCCAG CCATTGTATTCAGCAGATCTTGGAGAGTGTTCATCACTGCCATGTAAATGGAATCGTCCACAGGGACTTGAAG CCAGAGAACCTACTTCTGGCTAGCAAGCTAAAAGGTGCCGCCGTGAAGCTGGCAGATTTTGGACTGGCCATCGAGGTCCAGGGGGATCAGCAGGCATGGTTTG gctTTGCTGGTACTCCAGGATACCTGTCTCCTGAGGTGTTGAGGAAGGATCCATACGGAAAACCAGTGGACATGTGGGCCTGTG GGGTGATTCTGTACATCCTGTTGGTGGGCTACCCCCCGTTTTGGGATGAGGACCAGCACCGCCTATATCAACAGATCAAGGCTGGGGCCTATGAT TTTCCCTCTCCTGAATGGGACACAGTGACCCCAGATGCCAAAGACCTGATCAATAAGATGCTGACTATCAACCCCTCTAAGAGAATCACCGCCACTGAGGCTCTCAAGCACCCCTGGATCTGC CAACGCTCAACAGTGGCCTCCATGATGCACAGACAGGAGACGGTGGAGTGCCTGAAGAAGTTCAATGCCAGAAGGAAACTCAAG GGAGCTATTTTGACCACTATGCTGGTCACAAGAAACTTCTCAG CAGCCAAGAGTTTGCTGAACAAGAAGACAGCAGACGGCGTCAAG GTTAACAACAAAACCAACATAGCCACCAGCCCTAAAGAGACAGGCGCTGTCCCAGCACTG GAACCTCAGACGACCGTGATTCACAACCCTGTCGATAGAAACAAG GAGTCCACAGAGAGTGTTAATACCACCATTGAGGATGATGACCTGAAAG CCAAGCGCTTTGGAAGCCTCAGCATAAACTCTCTGTGGCAGCCCAAGCCCCGCTCCCAGACCACAGAGGCCAGGCAGGTGCCCACCTCCTCGGTCCAGA CTTGCCAAGTTATCAATAAAG CTCGTAAGCAGGAGATTATCAAAGTGACTGAGCAGCTGATCGAGTCCATCAACAATGGTGACTTTGAGGCCTATGC GAAAATCTGTGACCCTGGCTTAACATCCTTTGAACCAGAGGCGCTGGGAAACCTGGTGGAGGGCCATGACTTCCATAGGTTCTACTTTGAGAATG GGAACAAGCCAGTCCACACCATCCTGCTGAACCCGCATGTGCACCTGATCGGCGAGGATGCTGCCTGCATCGCCTACATTCGGCTGACCCAGTACATGGACGTCAGCGGCATGCCCCGCACCATGCAGTCCGAGGAGACCCGTGTGTGGCACCGCCGCGACGGCAAGTGGCAGAACATCCACTTCCACCGCTCCGGAGCGCCCAGCGTGCCCGTCAAGTAG
- the camk2d2 gene encoding calcium/calmodulin-dependent protein kinase type II delta 2 chain isoform X1, with protein MALTICTRFTDEYQLFEELGKGAFSIVRRCVKISNGQEFAAKIINTKKLSARDHQKLEREARICRLLKHPNIVRLHESISEEGFHYLVFDLVTGGELFEDIVAREYYSEADASHCIQQILESVHHCHVNGIVHRDLKPENLLLASKLKGAAVKLADFGLAIEVQGDQQAWFGFAGTPGYLSPEVLRKDPYGKPVDMWACGVILYILLVGYPPFWDEDQHRLYQQIKAGAYDFPSPEWDTVTPDAKDLINKMLTINPSKRITATEALKHPWICQRSTVASMMHRQETVECLKKFNARRKLKGAILTTMLVTRNFSAAKSLLNKKTADGVKVNNKTNIATSPKETGAVPALEPQTTVIHNPVDRNKESTESVNTTIEDDDLKAKRFGSLSINSLWQPKPRSQTTEARQVPTSSVQTCQVINKARKQEIIKVTEQLIESINNGDFEAYAKICDPGLTSFEPEALGNLVEGHDFHRFYFENALSKGNKPVHTILLNPHVHLIGEDAACIAYIRLTQYMDVSGMPRTMQSEETRVWHRRDGKWQNIHFHRSGAPSVPVK; from the exons ATCATCAGAAACtggagagagaggccaggatTTGCCGTCTTTTGAAACACCCCAACATTG TGAGACTtcatgaaagcatttctgaGGAAGGCTTTCACTACCTGGTCTTTGATCT GGTCACAGGAGGGGAGCTGTTTGAAGATATTGTTGCCAGAGAATACTACAGCGAGGCTGATGCCAG CCATTGTATTCAGCAGATCTTGGAGAGTGTTCATCACTGCCATGTAAATGGAATCGTCCACAGGGACTTGAAG CCAGAGAACCTACTTCTGGCTAGCAAGCTAAAAGGTGCCGCCGTGAAGCTGGCAGATTTTGGACTGGCCATCGAGGTCCAGGGGGATCAGCAGGCATGGTTTG gctTTGCTGGTACTCCAGGATACCTGTCTCCTGAGGTGTTGAGGAAGGATCCATACGGAAAACCAGTGGACATGTGGGCCTGTG GGGTGATTCTGTACATCCTGTTGGTGGGCTACCCCCCGTTTTGGGATGAGGACCAGCACCGCCTATATCAACAGATCAAGGCTGGGGCCTATGAT TTTCCCTCTCCTGAATGGGACACAGTGACCCCAGATGCCAAAGACCTGATCAATAAGATGCTGACTATCAACCCCTCTAAGAGAATCACCGCCACTGAGGCTCTCAAGCACCCCTGGATCTGC CAACGCTCAACAGTGGCCTCCATGATGCACAGACAGGAGACGGTGGAGTGCCTGAAGAAGTTCAATGCCAGAAGGAAACTCAAG GGAGCTATTTTGACCACTATGCTGGTCACAAGAAACTTCTCAG CAGCCAAGAGTTTGCTGAACAAGAAGACAGCAGACGGCGTCAAG GTTAACAACAAAACCAACATAGCCACCAGCCCTAAAGAGACAGGCGCTGTCCCAGCACTG GAACCTCAGACGACCGTGATTCACAACCCTGTCGATAGAAACAAG GAGTCCACAGAGAGTGTTAATACCACCATTGAGGATGATGACCTGAAAG CCAAGCGCTTTGGAAGCCTCAGCATAAACTCTCTGTGGCAGCCCAAGCCCCGCTCCCAGACCACAGAGGCCAGGCAGGTGCCCACCTCCTCGGTCCAGA CTTGCCAAGTTATCAATAAAG CTCGTAAGCAGGAGATTATCAAAGTGACTGAGCAGCTGATCGAGTCCATCAACAATGGTGACTTTGAGGCCTATGC GAAAATCTGTGACCCTGGCTTAACATCCTTTGAACCAGAGGCGCTGGGAAACCTGGTGGAGGGCCATGACTTCCATAGGTTCTACTTTGAGAATG CTCTTTCCAAAGGGAACAAGCCAGTCCACACCATCCTGCTGAACCCGCATGTGCACCTGATCGGCGAGGATGCTGCCTGCATCGCCTACATTCGGCTGACCCAGTACATGGACGTCAGCGGCATGCCCCGCACCATGCAGTCCGAGGAGACCCGTGTGTGGCACCGCCGCGACGGCAAGTGGCAGAACATCCACTTCCACCGCTCCGGAGCGCCCAGCGTGCCCGTCAAGTAG